The following are from one region of the Penaeus chinensis breed Huanghai No. 1 chromosome 5, ASM1920278v2, whole genome shotgun sequence genome:
- the LOC125025647 gene encoding uncharacterized protein LOC125025647: protein MYCTRKIPVKFTPKCTFHTCFLFITINILTLLTLYERNEHVASENQSGELVHQNRGPVYQSEGSAHQKGDPVHGSTEEQGNELNGGREMTKEGDYYDSPEDEATHITDAYITRALSHLGSRTIRECEPRHKIMYMKTHKCASSTLQNVIMRHVRTYNTAVFPDLTAIVEEKLRRYFLHKSRGNAGSTENTEDKEKAENIGDTQDTGKIEDMDVVDRPGKGDEISARNMEDTREGVEDEERKKKEGAQPILVAVPKKGVYIGSPEHFNIERHIASPGLLPPSRHADVFVAHTRLDAAQMQRLMHPDALWVTVVRDPRGLFPSLYSYYKLHSFYGMSLKSFLQLPLETMKTKSRFAAVMGANQMTFDLGHNTDAFYDDAKIDALIRDIEVTFDLVLVAERMDESLALLGRALCWPTQDLVALDKNRRMHKGEELRQEEIDKLEQLNYLDVRLYRHFARKFELLTRAFGKTRLQKEVEALRAARSQWVDFCVEDVVAGRSRKTSFKEYSGNVWGFRLARPEHRTCESLAWNTVQFFDYFRVFQERLRLCEAE, encoded by the exons ATGTATTGTACGAGAAAGATACCAGTGAAATTCACCCCCAAGTGTACCTTTCACACTTGCTTTTTATTCATTACAATAAACATATTAACTTTGTTGACTCTGTATGAGAGAAACGAGCATGTGGCTTCAGAAAATCAAAGTGGAGAGCTTGTCCACCAAAACAGAGGACCTGTATACCAAAGTGAGGGCTCTGCGCACCAAAAAGGCGACCCTGTACATGGAAGTACAGAGGAGCAAGGAAACGAGCTAAACGGTGGAAGAGAGATGACCAAGGAAGGGGATTATTATGATTCACCTGAGGACGAAGCTACTCACATCACAGACGCTTACATCACTCGGGCCCTCAG CCACCTCGGATCAAGGACCATCCGCGAGTGCGAACCACGACACAAAATAATGTACATGAAGACTCACAAAtgcgcctcctccaccctccagaACGTTATAATGAGACACGTAAGGACATATAACACAGCCGTCTTTCCCGACCTCACTGCTATCGTGGAAGAGAAGTTACGTAGATATTTCCTTCATAAAAGTCGTGGTAATGCAGGGAGTACAGAGAAtacagaagataaagagaaggcagAGAATATAGGTGACACACAAGATACAGGAAAGATAGAGGATATGGATGTGGTAGATAGACCGGGTAAAGGGGATGAAATAAGTGCAAGGAATATGGAAGATACAAGGGAAGGTgttgaagatgaagaaaggaagaaaaaggaaggtgcTCAGCCGATTTTAGTGGCTGTTCCGAAGAAGGGAGTCTATATCGGCAGTCCGGAGCATTTTAACATAGAAAGACACATA GCCTCCCCAGGGCTCCTCCCCCCCAGCCGGCACGCGGACGTGTTCGTAGCGCACACCCGCCTCGACGCCGCCCAGATGCAGAGGCTGATGCACCCGGACGCCCTTTGGGTCACCGTGGTGCGCGACCCCCGAGGACTCTTCCCCTCGCTCTACTCCTACTACAAG CTCCATTCTTTTTACGGGATGTCGCTGAAGAGCTTCCTCCAGTTACCCTTGGAGACCATGAAGACAAAGAGTCGCTTCGCTGCCGTCATGGGAGCCAatcag ATGACCTTTGACCTGGGTCACAATACCGACGCCTTTTACGACGACGCCAAAATCGACGCTCTCATCCGGGACATCGAGGTGACCTTTGACCTGGTCCTGGTGGCGGAGCGCATGGACGAGTCACTGGCGCTGCTCGGGAGGGCGCTGTGCTGGCCGACGCAGGACCTCGTCGCCCTCGACAAGAACCGGAGGATGCATAAGGGCGAGGAACTGCGTCAGGAAG AAATCGACAAGCTGGAGCAGCTGAATTACCTGGACGTGCGTCTGTACCGCCACTTCGCCCGCAAGTTCGAGCTCCTGACGCGGGCTTTCGGCAAGACCCGCCTGCAGAAAGAGGTGGAAGCGCTGAGGGCCGCCAGGAGCCAGTGGGTCGACTTCTGCGTGGAGGACGTGGTCGCAGGACGCAGTCGGAAAACCTCCTTTAA aGAATACTCCGGCAACGTATGGGGCTTTCGTCTCGCCCGCCCGGAGCACAGAACCTGCGAGTCCCTGGCTTGGAACACGGTGCAGTTCTTCGATTACTTCAGAGTCTTCCAAGAAAGGCTGAGGCTGTGCGAGGCGGAGTGA